A DNA window from Moorella thermoacetica contains the following coding sequences:
- the cdaA gene encoding diadenylate cyclase CdaA encodes MAALWRYLLSLNFSDLLLVALDISVVAFVIYKFMMLIKGTRAVQLIKGLVVLVVASVIAERLHLTTINWLLSQLRLVIVVALPVVFQPELRRALEQLGRGKFFARPLTTLGAEDMEKLINELVRAMQVLAKNRTGALVVVERETGLNDYIETGIRVDGVVSAELLINIFVPLTPFHDGAAIIRGDRVVAAGCFLPLSESPYLSKQLGTRHRAALGISEISDAVVLIVSEETGVISVAEGGKLTRFLDEKNLRELLQNLMLPQDNHTTFLWPWRS; translated from the coding sequence TTGGCGGCACTCTGGCGCTACTTGCTATCTCTAAACTTTAGCGACCTCCTGCTGGTGGCCCTGGATATCAGCGTCGTAGCCTTCGTTATCTATAAATTTATGATGCTGATCAAGGGAACCAGGGCTGTCCAGTTAATCAAGGGTCTGGTAGTGCTGGTGGTCGCCTCGGTCATTGCCGAACGCCTGCACCTGACGACTATTAACTGGCTTTTGAGCCAGTTGCGCCTGGTGATTGTCGTGGCTCTGCCGGTGGTTTTCCAGCCGGAGTTGCGGCGGGCCCTGGAACAGCTTGGCCGGGGCAAGTTTTTTGCCCGCCCGTTGACGACCCTGGGAGCCGAGGATATGGAGAAACTGATTAATGAACTGGTCCGGGCCATGCAGGTCCTGGCCAAGAATCGAACGGGAGCCCTGGTGGTAGTGGAACGGGAAACGGGCCTCAATGATTATATCGAAACTGGTATCCGGGTCGACGGGGTTGTTTCGGCCGAACTCCTCATCAACATCTTTGTTCCCCTGACTCCTTTCCACGACGGCGCGGCCATTATCCGGGGCGACCGGGTAGTGGCAGCCGGTTGTTTTTTGCCCCTCTCTGAGAGCCCCTATTTAAGTAAACAACTTGGTACCAGGCACCGGGCCGCCCTGGGCATCAGCGAGATTTCTGATGCCGTGGTCCTAATCGTTTCGGAGGAAACGGGGGTTATTTCCGTGGCCGAAGGGGGCAAGCTTACCCGCTTCCTGGATGAAAAGAACCTGCGGGAACTCCTGCAGAACTTGATGTTGCCGCAGGACAACCATACTACCTTCCTCTGGCCCTGGAGGTCTTAA
- a CDS encoding DUF881 domain-containing protein: MRRIYLSLLIISIFSGLLVAWQWRSHLATAAQTNQDPGLIDIIHALEKEDASLENSIADLRQQIDALQKKHSQGAGRLTETQKEIDSLRLTAGLVAVTGPGITVTLDDNSAGAEAAQKSSPATYKPDDYIIHDKNVLYMVNELKAAGAEAIAVNGQRIVANSDIRCVGTVIMVNSTRLAPPYIIQAIGNPDKLEAAALRSEEFVFLKSRDFPVKVGKNDSLTLPAYNGGFPLDHVRPLPTGGQQ; the protein is encoded by the coding sequence GTGCGCCGGATTTACCTTTCCCTCTTGATAATAAGTATCTTTTCCGGGCTCCTGGTAGCCTGGCAATGGCGTTCCCACCTGGCTACCGCCGCCCAGACCAACCAGGACCCCGGTCTTATTGATATTATTCATGCCCTGGAAAAGGAAGACGCTTCCCTGGAAAACAGTATCGCTGACCTGCGCCAGCAAATCGACGCCTTGCAGAAGAAACATTCCCAGGGGGCCGGCCGCCTGACTGAAACCCAGAAGGAGATCGACAGCCTGCGATTAACAGCGGGCCTAGTCGCTGTCACGGGACCGGGGATTACCGTCACCCTGGACGACAACAGTGCCGGAGCAGAGGCCGCCCAGAAGTCCTCGCCGGCCACCTATAAGCCAGACGATTACATCATTCATGATAAGAATGTCCTCTACATGGTCAACGAGCTAAAAGCCGCCGGTGCAGAAGCCATTGCCGTCAACGGCCAGCGCATCGTAGCTAATTCGGATATCCGTTGCGTAGGTACGGTTATCATGGTCAATTCCACCCGTCTGGCACCGCCCTACATCATCCAGGCCATAGGGAACCCCGATAAACTGGAGGCTGCCGCCCTGCGGTCGGAGGAGTTTGTCTTTCTGAAGAGCCGCGATTTTCCCGTCAAAGTCGGTAAGAATGACAGCCTGACCCTGCCGGCCTATAATGGCGGTTTTCCCCTCGATCACGTCCGGCCCCTGCCAACAGGAGGTCAGCAATGA
- a CDS encoding DUF881 domain-containing protein, with protein MMLKFKNWPLSLAVVFLVLGLLLSLQFRTQRLLASSLEAQKTTDLITMWKNLSTKRNQLQGEIAQLQQQLFTLETNSSQSSETETSMEKELARLQMNTGLAAVKGPGITVTITGDAPLLYYDLVDLVNELWASGAEAIAVNDHRISAYTTISDQQDGPRNYITIDGQRLLYPIVIKAIGDPQTLDKGLTFTGGLIDNLNNLYKIYPIIKKEQDLQLPATSLPSWHYAKPAPPSAPAGDQNGK; from the coding sequence ATGATGCTTAAATTTAAAAACTGGCCCCTCTCCCTGGCGGTCGTTTTCCTGGTTTTGGGTCTCCTCCTGTCGTTACAATTTCGAACCCAGAGGCTCCTGGCAAGTTCCCTGGAAGCCCAGAAAACCACCGACCTGATAACCATGTGGAAAAACTTAAGCACCAAACGAAACCAGCTCCAGGGGGAGATCGCCCAGCTGCAACAACAACTCTTTACCTTAGAGACAAATTCCAGCCAGAGCAGCGAAACCGAAACCTCCATGGAGAAGGAGCTGGCCCGCCTGCAAATGAATACCGGCCTGGCGGCCGTCAAAGGCCCCGGGATAACGGTAACAATTACCGGGGACGCGCCCCTGCTTTACTACGACCTGGTGGACCTGGTCAATGAGCTCTGGGCTTCCGGGGCCGAGGCCATCGCCGTCAACGACCACCGTATCAGCGCCTATACTACCATCAGCGACCAGCAGGATGGCCCCCGCAATTATATTACCATTGACGGCCAGAGGCTTCTCTATCCCATTGTCATCAAAGCCATCGGCGATCCCCAGACCCTGGATAAGGGCCTGACCTTTACCGGCGGCCTCATTGATAACCTCAATAACCTCTATAAAATCTACCCCATCATAAAAAAGGAGCAGGATTTGCAGTTGCCGGCAACCTCCCTGCCCTCCTGGCATTACGCCAAACCCGCCCCGCCTTCTGCTCCCGCCGGAGATCAAAACGGAAAGTAA
- the cimA gene encoding citramalate synthase produces MAEKILIYDTTLRDGSQGEGISLSVEDKLKIASRLDRLGVDYIEGGWPWANPKDMEFFLRAREVIWRQARLVAFGRTRKPGQAAAEDANLLAIKRAGVKVATIFGKSWDLHVTAALGTTLAENLAMIGDSVAFLVDQGLEVIYDAEHFFDGFKANPDYALETLKAAAKAGASWIVLCDTNGGCLPWEIEEAVARVRQEIQVPVGIHAHNDGDLAVANTLAAVTAGCRQVQGTINGFGERCGNADLCSVMPNLELKMGYQCLPPGQLAFLTEVSRYVSEIANVVPAGNQPFVGYSAFAHKGGIHVSAVLKAPDTYEHIRPQQVGNERRVLMSDQAGASNLRCKAEEMGLELNPERERGIIEGIKELERQGYQFEGADASLELFLRKTTGEYRQQFEVEYVKALVEKRAGQEAISEAIVKLRVGDQVVHTAAEGNGPVNAMDNALRKALEEVFPAIRHMRLTDYKVRVLDEKDATSARVRVLIESRDGSNSWNTVGVSTNIIEASWEALLDSMEYALLKQQQELNKRAAAPCEPY; encoded by the coding sequence ATGGCCGAGAAGATCCTTATCTACGATACCACCCTCCGGGACGGCAGCCAGGGCGAGGGTATCAGCCTGTCGGTAGAGGATAAACTAAAGATTGCCTCCCGCCTGGACCGGCTGGGCGTAGATTATATCGAGGGTGGCTGGCCCTGGGCCAATCCCAAGGATATGGAGTTTTTCCTCCGGGCACGGGAGGTCATCTGGCGCCAGGCCAGGCTGGTGGCCTTCGGCCGTACCCGCAAGCCCGGCCAGGCCGCCGCCGAGGACGCCAACCTGCTGGCCATCAAGCGGGCCGGAGTAAAGGTGGCCACTATTTTTGGCAAATCATGGGATCTTCATGTCACGGCGGCCCTGGGGACCACCCTGGCCGAAAACCTGGCCATGATCGGCGACAGCGTGGCCTTCCTGGTGGACCAGGGCCTGGAAGTAATCTATGACGCCGAACACTTTTTTGACGGCTTCAAGGCCAACCCGGATTATGCCCTGGAAACCCTGAAGGCGGCGGCAAAGGCCGGGGCCAGCTGGATTGTCTTGTGTGACACCAATGGCGGTTGCCTGCCATGGGAGATTGAGGAGGCGGTAGCCAGGGTACGCCAGGAGATCCAGGTGCCGGTGGGTATTCACGCCCATAACGACGGCGACCTGGCCGTGGCCAACACCCTGGCGGCGGTGACCGCCGGGTGCCGCCAGGTCCAGGGGACCATCAACGGCTTTGGCGAGCGCTGCGGCAACGCCGACCTGTGCTCGGTAATGCCCAACCTGGAACTCAAGATGGGCTACCAGTGCCTGCCGCCGGGACAACTGGCCTTTCTCACGGAAGTCTCCCGTTATGTCAGCGAGATTGCCAACGTCGTCCCTGCCGGCAACCAGCCCTTTGTCGGCTATAGCGCCTTTGCCCATAAAGGCGGCATCCACGTCAGCGCCGTTTTGAAGGCACCGGATACCTACGAGCATATCCGGCCCCAGCAGGTAGGCAACGAGCGGCGGGTGTTAATGTCGGACCAGGCCGGGGCCAGCAACCTGCGGTGCAAAGCGGAGGAGATGGGGCTGGAGTTGAACCCGGAGCGGGAACGAGGCATCATAGAGGGAATCAAGGAACTGGAACGCCAGGGCTACCAGTTCGAGGGAGCCGATGCCTCCCTGGAGCTTTTCCTGCGGAAGACGACGGGCGAATACCGGCAGCAGTTTGAAGTCGAGTATGTCAAAGCCCTGGTAGAAAAGAGGGCCGGGCAGGAGGCCATATCGGAAGCCATAGTCAAGCTGCGGGTGGGCGACCAGGTGGTCCATACGGCCGCCGAAGGCAACGGCCCTGTAAACGCCATGGATAACGCCCTGCGGAAAGCCCTGGAAGAAGTCTTCCCGGCTATTCGGCACATGCGCCTGACTGACTACAAAGTACGCGTCCTTGATGAAAAGGATGCCACCAGCGCCCGCGTCAGGGTACTCATTGAATCCCGGGACGGCAGCAATTCCTGGAATACTGTCGGCGTCTCCACCAATATTATCGAAGCCAGCTGGGAGGCCCTTCTGGACAGTATGGAGTACGCCCTCCTTAAACAACAGCAGGAGTTAAATAAGCGGGCGGCAGCCCCCTGTGAACCTTATTAG
- the leuB gene encoding 3-isopropylmalate dehydrogenase, with the protein MYKIAVLPGDGIGPEIVPEAVKVLEAVSRRVGIEFQFTEALVGGAAIDARGIALPPETLELCRQSDAVLLGAVGGPKWDTLPPAERPETAALLPLRKELGLYANLRPAFLYDSLVEASPLKKEIVTGTDLIIVRELTGGLYFGAKKREQTAEGEMAYDTMYYTRAEIERIVRLAFTIARQRRCHLTSVDKANVLTTSRLWRDTVEDIKGEFPEVTVEHMYVDNCAMQLVRRPAQFDVIVTENTFGDILSDQASVLTGSIGMLPSASIGGAVALYEPCHGSAPDIAGQQKANPLATILSAAMMLKYSFKMDQAAAAIEAAVGRVLAKGYRTPDLYVPGTQLVGTAEMGQLVRRELEEG; encoded by the coding sequence GTGTATAAAATCGCCGTTCTGCCCGGGGATGGTATCGGCCCGGAGATCGTCCCCGAGGCCGTCAAGGTCCTGGAGGCAGTCAGCCGCCGGGTGGGTATTGAATTCCAGTTTACCGAAGCGCTGGTAGGCGGCGCTGCCATCGATGCCCGGGGGATAGCCCTGCCGCCGGAGACCCTGGAGCTCTGCCGCCAGAGCGATGCCGTGCTCCTGGGGGCGGTAGGCGGTCCGAAATGGGATACCCTGCCCCCGGCAGAGCGCCCGGAGACGGCAGCCCTGCTGCCCCTGCGTAAAGAACTGGGCCTCTATGCCAACCTGCGCCCGGCTTTTCTCTATGATTCCCTGGTGGAGGCCTCGCCCCTGAAGAAGGAAATAGTCACCGGCACCGACCTGATTATCGTCCGGGAACTGACGGGGGGGCTTTACTTCGGCGCCAAGAAACGAGAGCAGACCGCCGAGGGGGAAATGGCCTATGATACCATGTATTACACAAGGGCGGAGATTGAACGCATCGTCCGGCTGGCCTTTACCATAGCCCGCCAGCGGCGCTGCCACCTGACCAGCGTCGACAAGGCCAACGTCCTCACCACCTCGCGCCTGTGGCGGGATACGGTGGAGGATATCAAAGGCGAGTTCCCCGAGGTAACGGTGGAGCACATGTATGTCGACAACTGCGCCATGCAGCTGGTGCGCCGCCCGGCCCAGTTTGACGTAATTGTGACCGAGAATACCTTTGGCGATATCCTGAGTGATCAGGCTTCCGTCCTGACGGGTTCCATTGGCATGTTGCCCTCGGCCAGCATCGGCGGTGCCGTGGCCCTCTATGAACCCTGCCACGGCTCGGCACCGGACATTGCCGGCCAGCAGAAAGCCAATCCCCTGGCGACCATCCTTTCGGCAGCCATGATGCTGAAGTACTCCTTTAAAATGGACCAGGCGGCGGCAGCCATTGAGGCGGCAGTAGGCAGGGTCCTGGCCAAGGGCTACCGGACCCCGGACCTCTATGTCCCGGGGACCCAACTGGTTGGTACCGCCGAAATGGGGCAACTCGTCCGGCGGGAGCTGGAAGAGGGATAA
- a CDS encoding 3-isopropylmalate dehydratase small subunit yields MIIQGKCHTFGNDIDTDAIIPARYLNTTDPGELARHCMEDADPTFAGRVQKGEIIVAGKNFGCGSSREHAPVAIKAAGVAAVVAASFARIFYRNAINIGLPIFESPEAAAGIKAGDEVKIDAGKGEIVNLTRGETYPVAPFPPFMQELIAAGGLMPYVARKVKTSV; encoded by the coding sequence ATGATCATTCAGGGCAAGTGCCACACCTTCGGCAACGACATCGACACCGACGCCATCATCCCGGCGCGGTATTTAAATACCACCGACCCCGGGGAACTGGCCCGGCACTGTATGGAAGACGCCGACCCCACCTTTGCCGGCCGGGTGCAAAAAGGGGAGATAATCGTGGCCGGGAAGAACTTCGGCTGCGGCAGTTCCCGGGAACACGCGCCGGTGGCCATCAAGGCCGCCGGGGTGGCGGCGGTCGTCGCCGCCTCCTTCGCCCGCATCTTCTATCGCAACGCCATCAACATCGGCCTGCCCATCTTCGAGTCCCCGGAGGCAGCGGCGGGGATCAAGGCCGGTGACGAGGTAAAGATTGATGCCGGAAAGGGAGAAATAGTCAACCTCACCAGGGGCGAGACCTACCCGGTGGCCCCCTTCCCACCCTTTATGCAGGAACTCATTGCCGCCGGGGGATTGATGCCCTACGTGGCCAGGAAGGTGAAGACCAGTGTATAA
- a CDS encoding 2-isopropylmalate synthase, which yields MADTGKRIYIFDTTLRDGEQSPGVSLNIQEKLEIARQLARLGVDVIEAGFPIASPGDFEAVRAVAREVEGPVIAGLARINERDIDRAWEALQEAQKPRIHVFIATSDIHLKYKLRMSRQEVLEAVRRGVARAKGYCQDIEFSPEDAVRSDLDFLCQVLATAIEAGATVLNIPDTVGYATPEEFGRLISQIRQRVPGIDKVRISVHCHNDLGLAVANSLAAIENGALQVEGAINGIGERAGNAALEEVIMALYTRRDYYGCRTGIVTEEIYRTSKLVSSLTGMPVQYNKAIVGKNAFTHEAGIHQDGVLKERTTYEIMNPAMIGLVQNNIFLGKHSGRHALRSRLEELGFKLTEAELDKAFARFKELADRKKEISDRDLEAIVEHEVKRIPEKFVLEHIHISTGNRVVPTATIGIRVGEELKEEAACGEGPVDAAFKAIDKLTRIPVCLKSYNLNAVTGGKDAVGEVTVKIEYDGRVFIGRGISTDVLEASARAYLNAINKVVYEVGEENLQQASTAQ from the coding sequence TTGGCAGATACCGGCAAGCGGATTTATATTTTCGACACGACACTGCGTGACGGCGAACAGTCGCCGGGGGTAAGCCTCAATATCCAGGAAAAGCTGGAGATTGCCCGCCAGCTGGCCCGCCTGGGGGTCGATGTTATTGAAGCCGGCTTTCCCATCGCCTCCCCCGGGGACTTTGAGGCCGTCCGGGCCGTGGCTCGAGAGGTGGAGGGACCGGTCATCGCCGGCCTGGCCCGGATTAACGAACGGGATATCGACCGCGCCTGGGAGGCCCTCCAGGAGGCCCAAAAGCCGCGGATCCACGTCTTTATTGCCACCTCCGATATCCACCTGAAATACAAACTGCGGATGAGCCGGCAGGAGGTCCTGGAGGCTGTCCGGCGGGGAGTGGCCCGGGCCAAGGGTTACTGCCAGGATATTGAGTTTTCTCCGGAGGATGCTGTCCGGAGCGACCTGGACTTCCTCTGCCAGGTCCTGGCCACGGCCATTGAGGCCGGGGCTACCGTTCTTAATATCCCGGATACCGTGGGCTACGCTACCCCGGAGGAGTTCGGCCGTCTGATCAGCCAGATCCGGCAGCGGGTGCCGGGTATTGATAAAGTCCGGATCAGCGTTCACTGCCATAACGATCTGGGCCTGGCCGTGGCCAACTCCCTGGCGGCCATTGAGAACGGCGCCCTGCAGGTCGAGGGGGCCATCAATGGCATTGGCGAAAGGGCTGGAAATGCCGCCCTGGAGGAAGTGATTATGGCCCTTTATACCCGGCGGGATTACTACGGCTGCCGGACGGGCATCGTCACCGAGGAGATCTACCGCACCAGCAAACTGGTCAGTAGCTTGACGGGTATGCCCGTCCAGTACAATAAAGCCATTGTCGGCAAGAACGCCTTCACCCATGAGGCCGGCATTCACCAGGACGGGGTCTTAAAAGAGCGGACTACCTACGAAATCATGAATCCGGCCATGATCGGCCTGGTCCAGAATAATATTTTCCTGGGCAAGCACTCCGGCCGCCACGCCCTGCGTAGCCGCCTGGAGGAACTGGGCTTTAAGCTCACGGAGGCCGAGCTGGATAAGGCCTTCGCCCGCTTCAAAGAACTGGCCGACCGCAAGAAAGAAATCAGCGACCGCGACCTGGAGGCCATTGTCGAGCACGAAGTCAAGCGCATCCCGGAGAAGTTTGTTCTAGAGCATATTCATATCTCCACCGGCAACCGGGTTGTACCCACAGCCACCATCGGTATCCGGGTGGGTGAAGAATTAAAGGAAGAGGCCGCCTGCGGTGAAGGCCCGGTAGACGCCGCCTTCAAGGCCATAGATAAGCTGACCCGCATCCCGGTTTGCCTCAAATCTTACAATCTCAATGCCGTCACCGGCGGCAAGGACGCCGTCGGTGAGGTAACGGTAAAGATTGAGTACGATGGGCGGGTCTTCATAGGTCGCGGTATCAGCACCGATGTCCTGGAAGCCAGTGCCCGCGCTTACTTGAACGCCATCAATAAGGTGGTTTACGAGGTAGGGGAAGAAAACCTGCAGCAGGCCAGTACGGCCCAGTAG
- the ilvB gene encoding biosynthetic-type acetolactate synthase large subunit, with amino-acid sequence MAQETSGRTGARAVVEALLDEGVELVFGYPGGAVLPLYHELARTPIRHILVRQEQNAVHAASGYARASGRTGVCFATSGPGATNLVTGIATAFMDSVPVVIFTGQVPTRMVGSDAFQETDITGITMPITKHNYLVKDVEELPRIVKEAFYIAGTGRPGPVLVDIPKDVALAPCRAPLPERVELRGYKPTYHGHPGQLRSLARILGEAERPLIFAGGGVQVSRAEDYLRQLVEKLQIPVVTSLTGLGSFPEDNPLSLGMVGLHGKPCANHALMECDLLVGLGVRFDDRVTGALDKFAPRARIAHLDIDPAEIGKNVRVDLPLVGDISCILKELLPLVEPAGHGPWLQRIKELRNLYPLTYGRGGEVRPQWVIERLGEMTRGQAIITTDVGQHQMWAALFYGFTEPRTFISSCGLGTMGYGLPAAVGAALARPDKQVWLITGDGSFQMSMAELGTAREQGVPLKILLFNNQSLAMVRQLQHFYYERQYTAIEFTGNPDFVRLAECYGAEGLRISKQEEVVPVLARAMGNDRLTLIECLISPEEMVYPMVPEGAALDEMILPE; translated from the coding sequence ATGGCACAGGAGACTAGCGGCCGCACTGGCGCCCGGGCCGTGGTTGAGGCCCTCCTGGACGAGGGTGTGGAACTGGTCTTCGGTTATCCCGGCGGGGCGGTATTGCCCCTCTATCATGAGCTGGCCCGGACGCCCATCCGCCATATCCTGGTTCGCCAGGAGCAGAACGCCGTTCATGCCGCCAGCGGTTACGCCCGCGCCAGCGGCAGAACAGGTGTCTGCTTTGCCACCTCGGGTCCGGGGGCGACCAACCTGGTCACCGGTATTGCCACCGCTTTTATGGATTCTGTGCCGGTGGTTATCTTTACCGGCCAGGTCCCGACGCGGATGGTGGGTAGCGATGCCTTCCAGGAAACCGACATTACGGGCATTACCATGCCTATTACCAAGCATAATTACCTGGTCAAGGATGTAGAGGAATTACCCCGAATCGTCAAGGAGGCCTTCTATATTGCCGGCACCGGTCGCCCGGGACCGGTGCTGGTAGATATACCCAAGGATGTGGCCCTGGCCCCCTGCCGGGCACCCTTACCGGAAAGGGTGGAGCTGCGGGGTTACAAACCCACCTATCATGGCCATCCGGGCCAGCTTCGCTCCCTGGCGCGAATCTTAGGCGAGGCCGAGCGGCCGTTAATCTTCGCGGGGGGCGGGGTACAGGTTTCCCGAGCCGAGGATTATTTACGCCAACTGGTAGAAAAGCTCCAGATACCGGTAGTAACCTCCCTCACGGGGCTGGGTTCCTTTCCCGAGGATAATCCTTTATCTTTAGGTATGGTCGGCCTCCATGGCAAGCCCTGCGCCAACCATGCCCTCATGGAGTGCGACCTCCTGGTGGGCCTGGGGGTACGCTTTGACGACCGGGTAACGGGAGCCCTGGATAAGTTCGCCCCCCGGGCCAGGATTGCCCACCTGGATATTGACCCGGCGGAAATCGGCAAAAACGTCCGGGTGGATTTACCTCTGGTAGGCGATATCAGCTGTATCCTGAAGGAACTCCTGCCCCTGGTGGAACCCGCCGGACACGGCCCCTGGCTGCAGCGCATTAAAGAATTGCGTAATCTCTACCCCCTGACCTATGGCCGCGGCGGCGAGGTGCGGCCCCAGTGGGTAATCGAGCGCCTGGGGGAGATGACCCGCGGCCAGGCGATTATTACTACCGATGTCGGCCAGCATCAGATGTGGGCAGCCCTCTTTTACGGTTTTACCGAACCCCGCACCTTCATTTCTTCCTGTGGCCTGGGAACCATGGGTTACGGCCTGCCGGCAGCCGTGGGCGCCGCCCTGGCCCGGCCCGATAAACAGGTGTGGTTGATAACCGGCGACGGCAGCTTCCAGATGAGCATGGCGGAACTGGGTACAGCCAGGGAGCAGGGCGTACCTTTAAAGATTTTACTTTTCAATAACCAAAGCCTGGCCATGGTGCGCCAGCTGCAGCACTTTTACTATGAACGCCAGTATACCGCCATCGAGTTTACCGGCAACCCCGACTTTGTCCGCCTGGCGGAGTGCTACGGGGCCGAGGGGTTGCGTATAAGTAAGCAGGAAGAAGTGGTGCCAGTCCTGGCTCGGGCTATGGGCAACGACCGCCTGACATTGATTGAATGCCTGATCAGTCCTGAAGAGATGGTATACCCCATGGTCCCGGAAGGGGCGGCCCTGGACGAGATGATTCTTCCGGAATAA
- the ilvN gene encoding acetolactate synthase small subunit has protein sequence MKRTLSVLVENRPGVLTRVAGLFSRRGYNIDSLAVGRTENPAISRMTIVVDGDEQIIEQVSKQLNKLIDVIKISDITNDPYVGRELILIKVNADPSVRGEIMQIVDIFRARIVDIARNSLIIEATGDADKIDAIENSLRPFGIREVVRTGKIAMLRGAKTRGMEASGNGTGD, from the coding sequence ATGAAGCGCACCCTTTCAGTCCTGGTGGAAAACCGTCCCGGCGTCCTGACCCGGGTGGCCGGTCTTTTCAGTCGCCGGGGTTATAACATTGACAGCCTGGCTGTAGGTCGTACCGAAAACCCTGCTATTTCCCGCATGACCATTGTCGTTGATGGTGACGAGCAGATTATCGAACAGGTCAGTAAACAGCTCAACAAGCTCATAGATGTCATCAAGATCAGTGACATCACCAACGACCCCTACGTCGGGCGGGAACTGATCCTTATTAAAGTAAACGCCGACCCTTCCGTACGGGGAGAGATTATGCAGATTGTCGATATCTTCCGGGCCCGGATCGTCGATATTGCCCGTAACAGCCTAATTATCGAAGCCACCGGCGATGCCGACAAAATCGACGCCATCGAAAACTCCCTGCGACCCTTCGGCATCCGGGAGGTAGTCCGGACGGGCAAGATCGCCATGCTCCGGGGGGCGAAGACCAGGGGAATGGAGGCCAGCGGCAATGGCACAGGAGACTAG